The window tgttctgactgtgagaagaggtttaaaagcaggaaTGCTCTACTGAGACACCAATGTACtcgcactggggagaggccgtttacctgctccgcatgtgggaagggattcactcagtcatccgccctgctgagacaccagcgagttcacaccggggagaggccgttcatctgcgcAGAGTGTGGAAAGGGATTCAATCATTCAGGCGACCGgatgaaacaccagcgagttcacactggggagagaccgttcacctgctccgtgtgtgggaagggattcacttgttcatccagtctcattgaacaccaacttgttcacactgataagagaccttttaaatgttctgactgtgagaagaggtttaaaagcaggaatgctctgctgagacaccaatgtactcacactggggagaggccgtttacctgctccgtgtgtgggaagggattcactcagtcaaccaacctgctgattcaccagcgagttcatactggggagaggccgttcacctgctccgtttgtgggaagggattcactcagccaaccaacctgctgattcaccagcgagttcacactggggagaggccgtttacctgctccgtgtgtgggaagggattcactcagtcatccaacctgcagtcacaccagcgagttcacatgttaccacaggagttggattctgttgttaatcacatccaggactgaactatGTTCATTCTGATAGTTGGGgttgtcgaaaacttaaacttaatgttacctattatatacaatgcattaactcccaaTCGCTTCATTCAGACAAGCAAGagtttattaagaaacttgtacaagaggAAGTGTCCCTCAAACACTGGTTCATGATAcgtcttcgctgagttcaagaaacagctcacgtttatacagttcattAACAACGGCCACCTGTCatggaatatgggcgtacacgtacattctttattggttcaggtagtttgTCAATCGAAATAGgaaacccaccctctggttcccatGGCCGTCTGGTGATTTTGgacacaggcctgggaaagtgcttttccctcagaaactgtctttattatcagtaagtctgtaccgagtctcaaggctatatggtcattcagttctgttagtcagacagttatcagcaTGAGAGAGAGCTCAAAGTAataacacaattgtgcttctgtgTGATTTTCATGAGAAACTATTCTGTGAGCTTTAAAttgaattagctggtcagttaatatggtcaaatatccatcatgcatttctacattcgtgggttaggtgtattagagagagttaatatggtcaggtatcttttatgcatttctacagggtttgtttctgataataacccctataactgggctggagtttaatgttCGCTATCAgtctcaaataaatcagctttcttttaaatacagtgtagcattgtttaaaaagggagaaagggatagactgagtaattacaggccagtcagcctaacctcggtggtgggcaaatgattggaaacaattctgagggacagaattaatcgtcatttagaaaggcacggattaatcaaggacagtcagcatggatttgttcagggaatgtcgtgtctgactaacttgattgactcttatgaggaggtaacaaggagggtcgatgagggcaacgcgTTTGATGCagtatacatggattttaacacgtcttttgacaaggtcccacgtggcagactggtcaaaaaagtaaaatcccttgggatcaaagggaaagtggctagtcggatccaaaattggctcagtggcaagaaacaaagggtgatggttgacggatgtttttgcaactggaaggctgtttccagtggggttcctcaaggctcagtactgggtcccttgctttttgtggtatatattaatgatttacacttgaatgtggaggacttgatcaagaagtttgcagatgatacataaattggccgtgtggttgggagtgaggaggaaagctgtagactgcaggaagatagcaatgcactggtcaggtgggcagaaaagtggcaaatggaattcaatccagagaagtgtgaggtaatgcaattggggagggcaaacaaggcaagcatctgtccatgactgtattggtaggagtgaccaccgcacagtccttgtggagaccaagtcccgtcttcacactgaggacaccatccaacgtgttgtgtggcactgccatcgtgctaaatgggatagattcagaacagatcttgcagctcaaaactgggcatctgtgaggcgctgtgggccatcagcagcagcagaattggaatccaacacaatctgtaacctcatggcgcggcatattcctcactcgtatgcacatacgaattaaaagcaggagtaggccattcggcccctcgagcctgatctgtcatttgataagatcatggctgatctgattgtgacatcaaccctactttcccgtctacctactataacatttgactcccttgataatcaggaatctatctaactcagccttaaaaatattcaatgaccctgcctcccccgctctctggggaagggagttccacagactcacaaccttcagggaaaaaaattctcctcatctccatcttaaatgggagaccccttatttttaaactgtggcccctagttctagtctctcccgcaaggggaaacatcctctcaacatctatcccttctcgtcccctcaggatcttatgtgtttcaataagatcacctctcatccttctaaactccaatgtgtacaggcccaacttgtccaacctttcctcataagataaccccctcatcccaggaatcagtcgagtgaaccttctctgaaccgcctccaaagcaattatgtcctttcttaaataaggagaccaaaactgcgcacattattctagatgtggtctcaagaatgccctgaacaactgtagtaaaacatttccacttttatattccattccccttgtagtaaatgacaacattccatttgccttcctaatcacttcttgtacctgcatactaactttctgtgattcatgtactacgatacccagatccctctgtacttcagagttctgcaatctctctccatttaaataatatactgcttttctattcctcttgccaaagtggacaagttcacattttcccacattatactccatctgccaaatttttgctcactcacttaacctatcgatatccctttataaactccttatgtcctcttcacaacttactttccgaaCTACCTTTGTCTCATTCTcaaatttagcaacaatacatttggtcccttcatccaaatcattgatatagattgtaaatagttgaggcccaagcactgatccctgtggcactccacttgttacatcttgccaacctgaaaatgacccatttatgccgactctctgtttcctgtttgctaaccaatcctttatccatgcaaatatgttacccccttcaccatgagttcttattttgtgtagtcacctttggtgtggcaccttgtcaaaagccttctggatctccaagcacaccacatccacagggtcccctttttccacgttgcttgttactttctcaaagaactctaataaattagtcaaacacgatttccctttcataaagccgtgttgactctgcctgattgcattgagattttctaagtgccctgctagaacctccttaataatagattctcgcattttccccatgacagatgttaagctaactggcctgtagtttccggctttctgtctccttcctttcttgaatagaggagttatattcgctattttccaatctgatgggacccttccagaacctagggaattttggaaaattaataccaatgcaccaactatctctgcagccatttcttttaataccctcggataaagtccgtcaggaccgaggaacttgtcagcttttagatctaatatttttttcaaaaccctttccctggtgattgtaaatgttttaagttcctccctccctttcacctcttgatccacaattatttctggcatgttatttgtatcctctacagtgaagacggacgcgaaatatctgttcaattcatccaccatttccttattctccattattaattccccagactcactctctggaggaccaacaCTCATTTTACTTACTcttctttttaaatacctgtggaaactcttactatctgttattatatttccagctagctttctctcgtactcaaatctctccctcattattcttttagtcattctttgctgttttttaatattttgaccaatcttctgacctgtcactaatctttgcggaattgtatgctttttcattcaatttgatactatctttaacttccttagttggacacggatggtacgtccttccccgagagtctttctttctcactggaatgtatctttgctgagtgttatgaaatatcccattaaatgtctgccactgcatctctactgacatatcccttaacctcagTTCCCagttcacaagtcaggagtgtgatggaatactctccacttgcctggacgagtgcagctccaacaacactcaagaagctcgacaccatccaggacaaagcagcccgcttgattggcatctcatccaccaccctaaacattcactcccttcaccactggcacattgtggctgcagtgtgtaccatccacaggatgcactgcagcaactcgccaaggcttcttcgacagcacctcccaaacccatgacctctaccacctggaaggacaagagcagcaggcacatgggaacaacaccacctgcacgttcccctccaagtcacacaccattccgacttggaaatatatcgctgttccttcatcgtcgctgcgtcaaaatcctagaactcccttcctagctgcactgtaggagaaccttcaccacatggactgcatggttcaagaaggcggctcaccaccaccttctcaagggcagttagggatgggcaataaatgctggccctccagcgacacccacatcccatgaacgaatgaaaaatacCTAACTCACACATACAAACAACACACATGCTACAAACGGTCAGAAAttacacacatacaaacaacaCAGGCAgattacacacagacacaaactgtaaacaaacaaacacagacacaaactaCACACACAAATACGACACACTACACAGACACATATTAGACACACAAActacacacaaacaacacacatTCGAGACACAGAAGGAAATTACAAGCATGCTACACACAGATACAACCGACTGAAGACAATTTACACACGCAGGCAGACATTTTCCGACTGCACCCTCTGCACTGTATAAAGAGATTCTAAccttgggactgtacacggggattctaaccctgggactgtacatggggattctaaccctgggactgtacacggggattctaaccctgggactgtacatggggatcgtggcaaatggaattcaatgtagacaaatgtgaggtcatccactttggatcaagaaaggatagaacagggtactttccaaatggtaaaaagttaaaaacagtggatctccaaagggacttaggggttcaggtacatagatcattgaagtgtcatgaacaggtgcagaaaataatcaagaaggctaatggaatgctggcctttatatctaaaggactagagtacaagggggcagaagttatgctgcagctgtacaacaccctggttagaccacacctggagcactgtgagcacttctgggcaccgctccttcggaaggacatattggccttggagggagtgcagcgtaggtttactggaatgatacctggaatgcaagggttaagttacgaggagagattacataaattggggttgtattctctcgagtttccaaggttaaggggtgatctgatcgaagtttataagatattaaggggaacagatagggtggatagagagaaactatttccgctggttggggattctgggaggagggggcacagtctaaaaattagagccagacctttcaggagtgagattagaaaacatttctacacacaaagggtggtagaagtttggaactctcttccacaaacggcaattgatactagctcaatttctaaatttaaatctgagatagatagctttttggcaaccaaaggtattaagggatatggagttagatcacagatcagccatgatcttatcaaatggcggagcaggcacaaggggctgaatggcctactcctgttcctacgttcctgtgggattcgaaccctgggactgtacattgGGATTCTAACACTGGGATTGTACactgggattctaaccctgggagtgtagatggggattctaaccctgggagtgaagatggggattctaaccctgggagtgtagatggggattcaaacactgggagtgtcgatggggattctaaccctgggagtgtagatggggattctaaccctgggagtgtcgatggggattctaaccctgggagtgtagatggggattctaaccctgggagtgcagatggggattctaaccctgggagtgtcgatggggattctaacactgggagtgtcgatggggattctaacactgggagtgtagatggggattctaaccctgggagtgcagatgcGGATtcgaaccctgggagtgtagatggggattctaaccctgggagtgtagatggggattctaaccctgggagtgtagatggggattctaaccctgggagtgtagatggggattctaaccctgggagtgtagatggggattctaaccctgggagtgtagatggggattctaaccctgggagtgcagatggggattctaaccctgggagtgcagatggggattctaaccctgggagtgtcgatggggattctcaccctgggagtgtcgatggggattctcaccctgggagtgtcgatggggattctaaccctgggagtgtagatggggattctaaccctgggagtgtcgatggggattctaaccctgggagtgtagatggggattctaaccctcggGACTTTAAAATGGAAGTCGACCCTGGGGTTGTTACTTCAGAAATCTCTGGGAATCAGACTCACCCCAGCGCGTGTCAGCAGCTTGAGGGAAGGAGCTGAGAGAACGGTGAGAAACCCCTGTGTGCAGCGTGAGAACACATTAAATGAGTCAATGATTTTGTCTCCTGGTGACTGGAACCAGGTTGGGAACagagaccctgaaaccccgccaacTGCCACAGGTAAGGAGGTGCACTGTAACTTTAACTATAAATATATACAGAAAGTggagtcactgtccctttaaatatttgcACCACTCCAACAGGTAAGAAGTGGCACTGTACCTTTAACAATAAACACGCACAGAAAGGGGTTAAATGATGCAGGGAGGagggtcgtgtggagcattatcaccggcttagaccagttgggtcgaatggcctgtttctctgctgtaatctcgaagtaattctatgtaaaagaagggaaccactgtccctttaaagatCCGCCTCAGCCCCACGGTTGAGGAGAAGCACTGTGCGTTTAACTACCACAAAAACACAACCTGGAGTCGAAGACAGCACTTTAACTGCCAACGGCAGAGACAGTGcgctcactgtccctttaagaatggCGACAGTCTCCTGTTGCTGCCGGTTAATGGCGGCCCAGCGAGCCTGGCGCGGGGCGGAGACCGCTCCATGTGGCGGCCGAGCCCCGGGCTCCAATGTTCCGAACAAGTTCCATTTATTTTCGCTGATCCCCCCGTTTCCCCCACCGTCCCCCCGGACCCCGCCAATCGCCAATAAAATGGTTCCAATGGCGGTCCGCGTTACCCAGAGTGCAGCGCGAATGCGAATACGCCCTATTCCCTATTAAAGGAGTCCAACGCGCAGGCGCGAGAGTGACTTCTGTCCGGAGCCGCGGGTCTGGTGGAGGTAAAAGAGCCCGGGGggcaggagattaataaaccgggCAAGCCCACGCCGCAGGGTTTATAAAGATAGAGCGCGGCCTCAGATTCCATCGGAGCGGGCGTGTTCACCAGGATTGAAGCCGTGAGCCTCATTCTCCGATAACAGGCGCGGGTCTCCCACCGCCATTTTTGTAGAGGAAGGTCAGGACGTTTGTCAGCAGAATTGCGCAGGCGCAGCCTTCCTGGTACAGGAACAAACAGTGGGCGGGGCTCCAGGCTCCCCGTGAGTggggacaaagagtgggcggggctttaggatcccagtgaccgggaacaaagagtgggcggggcttcagggtcccagtgaccgtgaacaaagagtgggcggggcttcagggtcccagcgacaaggaacaaagagtgggcggggcttcagggtcccagtgaccaggaacaaagagtgggcggggcttcaatgTCCCAGCgatcaggaacaaagagtgggcggggcttcaatgTCCCAGCgatcaggaacaaagagtgggcggggcttcagggtcccagtgactgtgaacaaagagtgggcggggcttcagggtcccagtgacagggaacaaagagtgggcggggctttaggatcccagtgaccaggaacaaagagtgggcggggcttcagggtcccagtgaccaggaacaaagagtgggcggggcttcagggtcccagtgcctcatttattttattctcactctgcTCACAGGGGGTTTCTCACCACGACTGAAGGTGCCGACTTCCACTGGGGTCACAGATCCACAGGCTGTGGTCAAGCTCCAAGACCAGTTAAGTGGCAACTCTTCACCCTTGAGTCGGGACAGTGAGTGGCAGCAGGATATTTGACTGCAGAAGCGTCACACATTGGTTGGGGAGGGGATCACACTCACCTGTTACAGCCCTCACCCCTACAGTGGAGTAATTAACAGACTGGGTTCAGTGTTTATTGATCCCGGGCCTGTtaccgataccttccctggatacTGAGGTTAGGAGAAGGAATCTGGGAGGTATGGGGAGCTGGGACTTGTCCATGAGAGTAACcgaaggtatgagaactgaaataatccaGAGTTAGAAAGGAGAAACGACCCAAAAATGGAACAGTGGGTAACAGGACGTCAAATAGTCTCCTCTTACCTTGGAGAACTCAAGGACTTGACAAACTGTGTGTTTGaagcaaagctgatttatttcacaTGTATCAAAATATTAAATTGCAGCGTGTTACCGATCCCTTCCCTGGATACCACGGCTACATgtaattaacatcagcagaaacaatccccaactgcgaaaatgaacatggttcagtcctggatgtgattaacagcggcaatagcagcagaatccaaccactgcagtcacttgtggactcgctggtgtgacaggagatgggatgactgagtgaatcccttcccacacacggaacaggtgaacggcctctccccagtgtgaagtcgctggtgtctcagcaagtgggatgactgagtgaatcccttcccacatgcggagcaggtgaacggcctctccccagtgtgagtacgttggtgtttcagcagatgcttagtgcttttaaagctcttctcacagtcagaacatttaaagggtctcttattggtgtgaacaagttggtgtttacTGAGGCTGGCTGAAaaactgaatttgcttccacacacggagcaggtgaacggcctctccccagtatgaactcgctggtgtctcaacaGGTTGGAagcctgagtgaatcccttcccacacacagagcagaggtACGGCCTCTctgcagtgtgaactcgctggtgtgtcagtaggTTGCAAGACTGAGTGAATTGCttctcacacacggagcaggtgaacggtctctccccagtgtgaactcgctggtgtgtcaacagatcctttgtgtttttaaagctcttctcacactcAGAACATTTAATCAGTCTCTTATCAATGTGGACAAATTtgtgttcaatgaggtgggatgatttagtgaatcccttcccacacacggagcagatgaacggcctctccccagtgtgactgcgtcgatgagtttcgagCTGGGACGggcaattgaatcccttcccacagtccccacatttccacggcctCTCCCCTCTGTGAATGGTGCTTTTTCCTTCCAtactcaaaggccgatgatattcaggtcctgatgaatcgagtgtctctatcagatcttgacgtgatgtttgattTGAGTTTCTGGTCTGTTAATCCTCCCCTTCTAgtgccctgtaaaaggagtttacaaaagtcatcactgtaaatacaggatagaaattcagaacagacaattccagtttcaatggaacattctttcatctcttgttcccccaaagctgtaaatccccgtcccacacactctccctcctccctctgctgaaatccaaacccatcgcaccatttCTAAATTCCATACTCCATATCCAGTTTTCTCACTCCCACGACTCCGGCtgagttcagttcgacactcacaggttcccctctctctcctcccctgaaggtgctgactctgactgggttcagttctgtactcattggttcccctctctctcctcccctgaaggtgctaactctgactgggttcagttctacactcacaggttcccctctctctcctcccctgaaggtgctaactctgactgggttcagttctacactcacaggttcccctctctctcctcccctgaaggtgctgactctgactgggttcagttctacactcattggttcccctctctctcctcccctgaaggtgctaactctgactgggttcagttctacactcacaggttcccctctctc of the Heptranchias perlo isolate sHepPer1 unplaced genomic scaffold, sHepPer1.hap1 HAP1_SCAFFOLD_56, whole genome shotgun sequence genome contains:
- the LOC137315702 gene encoding zinc finger protein 551-like; its protein translation is MEGKSTIHRGERPWKCGDCGKGFNCPSQLETHRRSHTGERPFICSVCGKGFTKSSHLIEHKFVHIDKRLIKCSECEKSFKNTKDLLTHQRVHTGERPFTCSVCEKQFTQSCNLLTHQRVHTAERPYLCSVCGKGFTQASNLLRHQRVHTGERPFTCSVCGSKFSFSASLSKHQLVHTNKRPFKCSDCEKSFKSTKHLLKHQRTHTGERPFTCSACGKGFTQSSHLLRHQRLHTGERPFTCSVCGKGFTQSSHLLSHQRVHK